Proteins found in one Syntrophorhabdaceae bacterium genomic segment:
- a CDS encoding SIS domain-containing protein, which produces MREFVKRYPGVFVDMVGSIGYTDGSNHAMPVDDGIERSCLLIEEQSQRNGKVIFIGNGGSAAISSHMSIDFWKNGNIPSMSFNDGAMLTCLGNDYGYDKVFEKPVEMFMKKEDVLIAISSSGKSQNILNGVKAADKVGGGIITLSGFGPDNPLRKMGSCNFYVPADKYGLVEIIHQYICHWILDSVLYNRSIYK; this is translated from the coding sequence ATGAGAGAATTCGTCAAAAGATATCCCGGGGTATTTGTCGACATGGTCGGGTCCATCGGCTACACCGACGGTTCAAACCATGCAATGCCTGTCGATGACGGCATCGAACGATCGTGCCTGCTCATCGAAGAGCAGTCACAGAGGAATGGCAAGGTGATCTTCATCGGCAATGGGGGAAGCGCCGCCATCTCGAGTCACATGTCGATAGACTTCTGGAAGAACGGCAATATCCCCTCCATGTCCTTTAATGACGGCGCCATGCTTACCTGTCTCGGCAATGATTACGGTTACGACAAGGTTTTTGAAAAGCCCGTAGAGATGTTCATGAAGAAAGAGGATGTTCTCATCGCCATCAGCAGTTCGGGGAAGTCCCAGAACATTCTCAACGGGGTGAAGGCGGCAGACAAGGTGGGCGGCGGCATTATAACGCTATCAGGTTTCGGTCCCGATAATCCCCTGCGAAAAATGGGGTCCTGTAATTTCTACGTTCCCGCGGACAAATATGGTCTTGTTGAGATCATCCACCAGTACATATGTCATTGGATACTCGATTCGGTCCTGTATAACAGGTCGATATACAAATAA